One window of Rhodococcus qingshengii JCM 15477 genomic DNA carries:
- a CDS encoding TetR/AcrR family transcriptional regulator produces the protein MNSPIDPAQTPESAATTTTRPRIGRAPGSKNSAMQDRAVRTREAITAVAARHFDTDGYGHTSMNTITHTGKFAKGAMYYHFPSKEAIAERLISDWNHTLAETISEALAAGASSTAGEKLTAIFTSLARQVTENTNLRAGMKLTLEPTINNGAAFAHWVDAISDIIETAITDGELTDTPTTHRLAWNLCAGTFGAAHAASALREHVDLTVRIEDVVTAHLRSTLA, from the coding sequence GTGAACAGCCCCATCGACCCGGCGCAAACCCCGGAAAGCGCTGCCACCACGACAACCCGTCCTCGGATCGGTCGCGCCCCCGGCAGCAAGAACTCAGCAATGCAGGACCGCGCAGTACGAACACGCGAAGCGATCACCGCCGTCGCAGCCCGGCATTTCGACACCGACGGATACGGCCACACCAGCATGAACACCATCACCCACACCGGAAAATTCGCCAAAGGTGCGATGTACTACCACTTCCCATCCAAAGAAGCGATCGCCGAACGCCTCATCTCGGACTGGAACCACACCCTCGCCGAAACCATCAGCGAAGCACTGGCGGCAGGGGCGAGCAGCACGGCAGGGGAGAAGCTGACAGCGATCTTCACGTCCCTCGCACGTCAGGTCACCGAGAACACCAACCTGCGGGCCGGAATGAAACTCACCCTCGAACCCACCATCAACAACGGCGCAGCATTCGCACACTGGGTCGACGCCATCAGCGACATCATCGAAACCGCCATCACCGACGGCGAACTCACCGACACCCCCACCACACACCGACTCGCATGGAACCTGTGCGCCGGCACCTTCGGGGCTGCTCACGCCGCATCGGCTTTGCGTGAACATGTCGACCTCACGGTCCGCATCGAGGACGTGGTGACAGCGCACCTGCGCAGCACACTCGCTTGA
- a CDS encoding recombinase family protein — protein sequence MKIGYARVSTAAQDSSIQVELLAKEGVDRDRVYVDHGISGRQTRRPGLDNAINAAREGDVFCVTKLDRLSRSAKDLHETVGRLADKGVALSIDGKIYDPSDPMGKMFIGVLGLMAEFESDLIRSRTRDAVAAAAAAGKMKGRQHKLTPEERAYLLQTYETGQFKIETLCRNTGLKRSALYANIELARTERQAGMLPAL from the coding sequence ATGAAGATCGGCTACGCGCGGGTCAGTACGGCGGCACAGGATTCGTCGATTCAGGTCGAGCTTCTCGCCAAGGAGGGCGTCGATCGCGACCGGGTCTACGTCGATCACGGAATCAGCGGCCGGCAGACCCGGCGACCCGGACTCGACAATGCGATCAACGCTGCCCGCGAAGGCGACGTGTTCTGCGTGACCAAACTCGACCGTCTCTCCCGGTCCGCGAAGGACCTCCACGAGACTGTGGGGCGACTGGCAGACAAGGGTGTTGCCTTGTCGATCGACGGGAAGATTTATGACCCATCAGATCCGATGGGCAAGATGTTTATCGGCGTTCTCGGGTTGATGGCCGAATTCGAATCAGACCTGATCCGAAGCAGGACCCGAGATGCCGTTGCGGCCGCGGCGGCGGCAGGCAAGATGAAAGGCCGTCAGCACAAGCTCACCCCGGAAGAGCGCGCATACCTGCTGCAAACGTACGAGACCGGACAGTTCAAGATCGAAACACTATGCCGAAACACAGGTTTGAAGCGATCCGCACTGTACGCAAACATCGAGTTGGCCCGCACCGAGAGGCAAGCCGGAATGCTCCCAGCGCTCTGA
- a CDS encoding DUF1819 family protein, with amino-acid sequence MTDEAQSRYALSFTSGGLLAREGVSVAAIYLESRDWQATRVRVVDGNLLQARTTSSLDRVSRETVQRLAALGDDEIELLVEGSPSEQHHLMWAAACRRYALIGDFAEEVLRERFLLMRPTLDIEDFDRFITGKSLWHPELDGLKSSTRQKLRQTLFRMLREAGLYTDASHIIPAVISGRVIDVLDRRTPSDLRFFPMVTPFTSSGNQVQR; translated from the coding sequence GTGACTGACGAAGCGCAATCGCGCTATGCATTGTCGTTCACCAGTGGTGGCCTCCTCGCCCGCGAGGGTGTGTCCGTCGCAGCGATATACCTTGAGTCTCGCGACTGGCAGGCGACCCGTGTCCGAGTTGTCGACGGCAACTTGTTGCAGGCTCGCACTACCTCATCGCTCGACAGGGTCTCCCGCGAGACCGTTCAGCGGCTCGCTGCGCTCGGCGATGATGAGATCGAACTGCTTGTCGAGGGCAGTCCGTCGGAGCAGCATCACCTGATGTGGGCCGCGGCTTGCCGCCGCTACGCGCTGATCGGCGACTTTGCCGAAGAGGTGCTGCGCGAGCGATTCCTCCTGATGCGGCCGACGCTCGACATCGAGGACTTTGACCGGTTCATCACCGGTAAGAGCCTGTGGCACCCCGAGCTCGACGGTCTGAAGTCGTCGACGCGACAGAAGCTTCGGCAGACGTTGTTTCGGATGCTCCGCGAGGCAGGTCTGTACACCGACGCCAGCCACATCATCCCCGCCGTGATCTCCGGGCGCGTCATCGACGTCCTGGACCGCCGCACGCCCAGCGACCTCCGATTCTTCCCGATGGTCACACCATTCACATCCTCAGGCAACCAGGTGCAGCGATGA
- a CDS encoding DUF1788 domain-containing protein, giving the protein MRTTQRNLTHEEKHVYDVLRSDRFLRMEGLSKEVPFFIYHFPPAWTLDVDGMRDRVTTKLQSDDGISVVEINLYDLAVELLNERGVWDRVLQAEPTMDKADFRDMLQGMLDPHDHLAPAIRARLGTEPGTEPKATVVFLTGIGEVFPFIRTHTVLENLQSVVVGRPMLAWFPGTYEFTRSTGHQLRALNLGASDSYYRAKDILEQET; this is encoded by the coding sequence ATGAGAACAACCCAGCGAAACCTCACTCACGAAGAGAAGCACGTATATGACGTGTTGCGTAGCGACCGGTTCTTGAGGATGGAGGGCCTCTCCAAGGAAGTTCCCTTCTTCATTTACCACTTTCCTCCTGCCTGGACCCTCGACGTCGACGGCATGCGCGACCGGGTCACCACGAAGCTCCAGAGCGATGACGGAATCAGTGTGGTCGAGATCAATCTGTACGACCTTGCCGTCGAACTCCTCAACGAACGGGGCGTCTGGGATCGCGTTCTCCAGGCGGAGCCGACGATGGACAAGGCCGACTTCCGCGACATGCTTCAGGGCATGCTCGATCCGCACGATCACCTCGCCCCAGCGATTCGAGCTCGGCTCGGAACTGAGCCAGGAACTGAACCGAAAGCAACCGTGGTCTTCCTCACCGGCATCGGTGAGGTATTTCCGTTTATCCGTACACACACGGTGCTGGAGAACTTGCAGAGCGTGGTCGTGGGTCGCCCGATGTTGGCGTGGTTCCCGGGCACGTACGAGTTCACCCGGTCGACCGGGCACCAGCTCCGCGCATTGAACCTTGGTGCGAGCGACAGCTATTACCGGGCCAAGGACATCCTCGAGCAGGAGACATGA
- the brxC gene encoding BREX system P-loop protein BrxC — protein MTVINEIFAKPIDRSIEGVIKADDTSQLATEVEEYVLTNEAAKGVEQVLEAYTNYTNANGVWISGFFGSGKSHLLKMLAHLLGDIDGLDYPRAGVCTQFRTKADDAFLPALIDKAERIEAKSLLFNIDQKATLISKDQNDALLKVFVKIFDESRGYYGNQGHIARFERDLDFRDQYVAFQEAFEQIAGIPWSQGREQTALEAGNIDKAFAEVNGSESLGIIRQYSANYSVSIEDFADEVAAWLDQQPDGYRLNFFVDEVGQFIGTHTQLMLNLQTIAESLATKCQGRAWIFVTSQEDMEKVGGDRTKQQANDFSKIQARFKNRLKLTSQDVEEVIRKRLLAKADGAGTEIEAIYDAEQANFKTLFDFVEGRHYPNYRDEQHFVGTYPFVGYQFPLFQAAIESISDHNLFEGRNSSVGERSMLGVVQEVATSLADRPLGTLASFDQMFEGIRASLKSANQRAILGAENSRDSGKLSPLAARLLKALFLVKYVDSFKSTPRNLTVLVYDRFGTDLTQLGKDVIDALNTLEAQTYIQRNGDLYDYLTNEEQKIEQEIKDVDIDSSEASAKLNKLLAESVIKTTKATAKNGQNFPFGYKLDGVPYGKQYELSLHFISPETDFSLEQIKMQSAGFDELRVVLPVEANRILADLRLLLKTEKYVKRAQGSSRTAIETRILSEKGTQNAEREKEIVERLRTAVGASILIHNAGVLDMTAADPQTRINDGFGKVIAATYTNLSMLGGKTFSEQSLSALVNPAEGMFEETGSILDVPAGDLLGHLEMRGKRHEMVTMKQLVDRYTTKPYGWDQWSIAAVVAYLAGQAKVEIQVDGKTIARTEIAGALRNTQRYPKLIVAPQRVYDQKIVNLFRKFVIDFTDDGSVTKDAAELGRIGKEHLEAKLAELKALRAGAAVYPFIDQLDEPIGRLAELSSNQEAWFVEHFAGADDLLDAKDNVIDPIKAFLNGNQRSIYDDARSFMLTHSTNIAYLPAGVADGIETALEDAQIFRGNKTTKLGSAVAAVQEQLDGVVAVERDEAIAKIDNYWKQIPVSAAYAAAAEAARQSVTRQTEQIVASVQQEIQIPTIRHLATQFDDTIYPAILDELEAAKAVPDPETVVPDDDTSKAPRIPTPPTKHSISIKKLSLPGAGGVLENEAQVDAYLGQLRVILLATINDNKRITL, from the coding sequence ATGACTGTGATCAATGAGATCTTCGCCAAGCCGATCGACCGTTCGATTGAGGGCGTCATCAAGGCTGACGACACCTCCCAACTCGCCACTGAGGTGGAGGAGTATGTCCTCACCAACGAGGCCGCCAAGGGTGTCGAGCAGGTGCTGGAGGCGTACACGAACTACACGAACGCCAACGGCGTGTGGATTTCCGGCTTCTTCGGCTCCGGCAAGTCGCACCTGTTGAAGATGCTGGCCCACTTGCTCGGCGACATCGACGGCCTCGACTACCCGCGTGCTGGGGTCTGCACCCAGTTTCGGACGAAGGCTGACGACGCGTTCCTGCCGGCGTTGATCGACAAGGCCGAACGGATCGAAGCGAAGAGCCTGCTGTTCAACATCGACCAGAAGGCCACCCTGATCTCGAAAGACCAGAACGACGCCCTGCTGAAGGTGTTCGTGAAGATCTTCGACGAGTCCCGCGGCTACTACGGCAACCAAGGACACATCGCCCGCTTCGAGCGCGACCTCGACTTCCGTGACCAGTACGTGGCGTTCCAGGAAGCCTTCGAACAGATTGCGGGAATTCCCTGGTCACAGGGACGCGAGCAAACGGCCCTTGAAGCAGGCAACATCGACAAGGCCTTTGCCGAGGTCAACGGCTCCGAGAGCCTCGGCATCATCCGCCAGTACAGTGCGAATTACTCGGTCTCGATCGAAGATTTCGCCGACGAGGTCGCCGCCTGGCTTGACCAACAGCCTGACGGTTACCGGTTGAATTTCTTCGTAGACGAGGTAGGCCAGTTCATCGGCACCCACACCCAACTCATGCTCAACCTCCAGACCATCGCCGAATCGCTCGCTACCAAATGCCAGGGGAGGGCGTGGATCTTCGTGACCTCCCAGGAGGACATGGAGAAGGTCGGCGGCGACCGCACCAAACAGCAGGCCAACGACTTCTCCAAGATTCAGGCGCGCTTCAAGAACCGGCTCAAACTCACCAGCCAGGACGTCGAGGAGGTCATCCGTAAGCGTCTGCTGGCCAAGGCCGATGGTGCGGGCACCGAAATCGAGGCGATCTACGACGCGGAGCAGGCGAACTTCAAGACCCTGTTCGACTTCGTAGAGGGCCGCCACTATCCGAATTATCGCGACGAGCAACATTTTGTCGGCACGTACCCATTCGTGGGCTACCAGTTCCCGCTTTTCCAGGCCGCGATCGAGTCGATCAGCGACCACAATCTCTTCGAGGGGCGCAACAGCTCCGTCGGTGAACGTTCCATGCTCGGTGTCGTTCAGGAAGTCGCCACCAGCCTCGCCGACCGGCCGCTCGGCACTCTCGCGTCCTTCGACCAGATGTTCGAGGGAATTCGGGCCTCGTTGAAGTCCGCCAATCAGCGCGCGATCTTGGGCGCCGAGAATTCCCGGGACAGCGGCAAGCTCAGCCCACTCGCGGCGCGGCTGCTCAAAGCGCTGTTCCTGGTGAAATACGTTGACAGCTTCAAATCCACGCCTCGCAACCTCACTGTGCTGGTCTACGACCGATTCGGCACCGATCTGACCCAGCTCGGCAAAGATGTCATCGACGCGCTCAACACACTGGAGGCGCAGACCTACATCCAGCGCAATGGCGACCTCTACGACTACCTGACCAACGAAGAGCAGAAGATCGAGCAGGAAATCAAGGACGTCGACATCGACAGCTCCGAGGCCTCCGCGAAACTCAACAAGCTGCTCGCCGAATCGGTCATCAAGACCACGAAGGCCACTGCCAAGAACGGCCAGAACTTCCCGTTCGGCTACAAGCTCGACGGCGTGCCCTACGGCAAGCAGTACGAGCTCTCGCTGCACTTCATCAGCCCCGAAACAGATTTCAGTCTGGAGCAGATCAAGATGCAAAGCGCGGGGTTCGACGAACTCCGAGTGGTGCTCCCGGTGGAAGCGAACCGAATCCTTGCCGACCTGCGTCTGCTGCTCAAGACCGAGAAGTACGTCAAACGTGCTCAGGGGTCCAGCCGCACCGCGATAGAGACCAGGATCCTCAGCGAGAAAGGCACCCAGAACGCCGAGCGGGAGAAGGAAATCGTCGAACGTCTGCGGACAGCGGTCGGGGCATCGATCCTGATCCACAACGCCGGGGTCCTCGACATGACCGCCGCGGATCCGCAGACACGCATCAACGACGGCTTCGGGAAGGTCATCGCCGCCACCTACACCAACCTCAGCATGCTCGGCGGTAAGACCTTCAGCGAGCAGAGCCTGAGCGCACTGGTGAACCCGGCCGAGGGCATGTTCGAGGAAACCGGCAGCATCCTCGATGTTCCCGCGGGCGACCTGCTCGGGCATCTGGAGATGCGCGGTAAGCGGCACGAGATGGTCACGATGAAGCAACTCGTCGACCGTTACACCACCAAGCCGTACGGCTGGGACCAGTGGTCCATCGCCGCCGTGGTGGCCTATCTAGCAGGGCAGGCGAAGGTCGAAATCCAGGTCGACGGTAAGACAATCGCCCGGACGGAGATCGCCGGGGCGCTGCGCAACACTCAGCGTTACCCGAAACTGATCGTCGCCCCGCAGCGCGTCTACGACCAGAAGATCGTGAACCTGTTCCGCAAGTTCGTCATCGACTTCACCGACGACGGCTCCGTCACGAAAGATGCCGCCGAACTCGGCCGCATCGGCAAGGAACACCTCGAAGCCAAACTCGCCGAGCTGAAGGCACTGCGTGCGGGCGCCGCCGTCTACCCGTTCATTGACCAGCTCGACGAACCGATCGGGCGGCTCGCGGAGCTGAGCAGCAATCAGGAGGCTTGGTTCGTCGAGCATTTCGCCGGTGCCGACGATTTGCTCGATGCCAAGGACAACGTGATCGATCCGATCAAGGCGTTCCTCAACGGCAATCAGCGCAGCATCTACGACGATGCCCGTTCGTTCATGCTGACACACAGCACCAACATCGCCTACCTACCCGCCGGAGTCGCCGACGGAATCGAGACCGCGCTCGAAGACGCCCAGATCTTCCGCGGCAATAAGACCACCAAGCTCGGCAGTGCGGTCGCGGCAGTACAGGAGCAACTCGATGGAGTGGTTGCTGTTGAACGGGACGAAGCAATCGCCAAGATCGACAACTACTGGAAGCAGATTCCGGTCAGCGCGGCGTATGCGGCCGCGGCGGAGGCGGCTCGTCAATCGGTGACCCGCCAGACCGAGCAGATTGTGGCGAGCGTCCAGCAGGAGATCCAGATCCCTACGATCCGTCACCTGGCCACGCAGTTCGACGACACGATCTATCCCGCGATCCTCGACGAGCTCGAAGCTGCGAAAGCTGTACCGGATCCAGAAACGGTGGTTCCCGACGACGACACGTCAAAGGCCCCGAGAATCCCGACACCTCCGACGAAGCACAGCATTTCGATCAAGAAACTCTCACTGCCGGGAGCCGGCGGAGTGCTCGAAAACGAAGCACAGGTCGACGCCTATCTAGGTCAACTTCGCGTGATTTTGCTCGCGACGATCAACGACAACAAACGCATCACCCTGTAG
- the pglX gene encoding BREX-1 system adenine-specific DNA-methyltransferase PglX, with product MDTKPLESFAKAARRELLVAVEARASTVLAAGSVARSERTETVRLLESEIADHGREHVIDRVAYTWFNRLIALRFMDARGYTDAGIVSPASGQAHGQPEILADAKRGDLDTEVVTNISAHEAIIGLLDGTRRSTDAEGEAYALLLTAYCRHWHKTMPFMFEAEGAYTELLVPAGLLADGALLSRARGVLTEDVCGDAEVIGWLYQFYISERKDEIFAGFKKNKKAGADEIPAATQLFTPHWIVRYLLENTLGRLWMLNRPSSRLVDQMDYYIAPIDEETDFLKVAGPEELTVIDPACGSGHMLTYAFDLLYAIYEEAGYAPSDIPSLILTHNLHGTEIDSRAGALAAFALTMKARGKDRRFFTRSGISPKICVIEPISFTPDDLGLLITKDGDRDAEEAFWNQFHDADVLGSLIRPDPDATAQAAMVLEALKDQEATLYYDTLIRARLVVRQAEILSCEYLVVTANPPYMGAKNMDTRLADFAKSESKDSKSDLFSMFVERCLDLLPVGGYSGLMTPFVWMFISSYEALRNRVIREETITTLIQLEYSGFDGATVPICAYVLRRGQSDQAGAFVRLFDFVGPAVQGPKTLEIIQADRLKRAGETSSGMERHLYRTATSDFAKVPGTPIAYWLSDSMRATFSDFPALSSRSRSTIGMVTGKNALYVRQWWEVAANLTCLDAQSRDQAAQTSRRWFPYAKGGEFRRWAGNLDSVVDWQHDGLRLQTTLAPGGSRTWAHNFNLDRIFRPGIAWTVVTSGAQTFRNVPRGSLFDAAAGICQSGTDDVHLGVLNSSAASAILATLNPTLNLHPGYLGSVPVSPAADSHACQENVRAAVATSQADWDDFETSWDFKRPSWFGDFAGLSSLRQRYFLWSKNQKSIADEQQTRETQNNRIVAEAYGLQDEVLIDVPLHRVSLTRNVEFRYGPGRSATEYEALERADFAAEIISYAVGCMFGRYSLDEPGLILADQSATLQDYLAKVSLSSTTSDLTFMPDADNVIPFVDDGWFEDDIVEQFRQFLKAAFAAEHFEENLRFVEESLGVKTLRDYFVTKSGRSKFYDDHVKRYKKRPIYWMFSSPKGSFNALIYLHRYTPSTVSTVLNEYLREYENKLQKAFERAEAAAAGGTSVKDQKEADRLRKILAELRDYEHDVFYPLATQQVEIDLDDGVKVNYPKLYPAVKKIVGLESSDV from the coding sequence ATGGATACAAAGCCGTTGGAGAGCTTCGCGAAAGCTGCCAGGCGCGAACTACTTGTCGCCGTCGAGGCACGGGCATCGACGGTGCTCGCCGCCGGGTCCGTCGCGCGCAGCGAGCGCACCGAGACAGTACGCCTTCTTGAGTCCGAGATCGCCGACCACGGTCGTGAACACGTCATCGACAGAGTCGCCTACACCTGGTTCAACCGTCTCATCGCACTACGCTTCATGGACGCTCGCGGCTACACCGACGCCGGGATCGTCTCGCCGGCCTCGGGCCAGGCCCACGGCCAACCGGAGATCCTGGCCGACGCGAAACGCGGCGACCTCGACACCGAGGTCGTCACCAATATCAGCGCTCACGAGGCGATCATCGGCCTGCTGGACGGCACCCGCCGCAGCACCGACGCCGAGGGCGAGGCCTATGCACTGTTGCTCACCGCGTATTGCCGACATTGGCACAAGACAATGCCATTCATGTTCGAAGCCGAGGGTGCTTACACCGAGTTGCTAGTGCCCGCTGGTCTGCTCGCCGATGGAGCGCTGCTCTCCCGGGCCCGCGGAGTGCTTACCGAGGACGTCTGCGGGGACGCGGAGGTGATCGGCTGGCTCTACCAGTTCTACATCTCCGAGCGGAAAGACGAAATCTTCGCCGGGTTCAAGAAAAACAAGAAGGCCGGCGCCGACGAGATCCCCGCAGCCACCCAGCTCTTCACTCCACACTGGATCGTCCGTTACCTCCTAGAGAACACGCTCGGACGACTCTGGATGCTCAACAGACCGTCCTCGCGACTGGTCGACCAAATGGACTACTACATCGCGCCGATCGACGAGGAAACCGACTTTCTAAAAGTTGCAGGGCCGGAAGAGTTGACGGTGATCGACCCGGCCTGCGGCTCGGGCCACATGCTCACCTACGCCTTCGACTTGCTCTACGCGATCTACGAGGAAGCGGGCTACGCACCCTCTGATATCCCGAGCCTCATCCTCACCCACAATCTCCACGGCACAGAGATCGACTCCCGCGCCGGGGCTCTCGCCGCGTTCGCCCTCACCATGAAGGCACGCGGAAAAGATCGTCGTTTCTTCACTCGTTCGGGAATTTCGCCGAAGATCTGTGTGATTGAGCCGATCTCATTCACTCCCGATGATCTGGGCTTGCTCATCACGAAGGACGGGGACCGCGACGCCGAAGAAGCGTTCTGGAATCAGTTCCATGACGCCGATGTCTTGGGTTCGTTGATCCGGCCAGACCCAGATGCGACCGCGCAGGCTGCCATGGTTTTGGAAGCGCTTAAGGACCAGGAAGCGACACTCTACTACGACACGCTGATTCGTGCCCGTCTGGTGGTCCGGCAGGCCGAGATACTGAGTTGTGAGTATCTGGTAGTCACGGCCAACCCGCCTTACATGGGTGCCAAGAATATGGACACGCGACTCGCTGATTTCGCCAAGTCCGAGTCCAAGGACTCGAAGTCTGACCTATTTTCAATGTTCGTTGAACGGTGCCTGGATCTCCTGCCAGTGGGCGGCTATTCCGGGCTGATGACACCATTCGTGTGGATGTTTATCTCAAGCTACGAAGCTTTACGGAATCGAGTAATTCGTGAAGAGACAATTACTACGCTCATTCAGCTCGAATACTCGGGGTTCGATGGTGCAACGGTTCCGATCTGCGCATATGTGCTTCGCCGCGGGCAGTCGGATCAGGCGGGCGCTTTCGTTCGCTTGTTCGACTTCGTAGGGCCTGCCGTTCAGGGGCCGAAGACCCTCGAAATCATCCAGGCTGATCGCTTGAAACGCGCCGGTGAAACAAGTAGCGGTATGGAGCGTCACTTGTACAGGACCGCAACGTCGGATTTCGCCAAGGTGCCTGGTACTCCGATTGCATACTGGCTTTCCGACTCCATGCGTGCGACATTTAGCGACTTCCCCGCGTTGTCGTCGCGCTCGCGCTCCACAATCGGAATGGTTACCGGCAAGAACGCTTTGTATGTCCGACAGTGGTGGGAAGTTGCGGCGAATCTGACGTGCCTGGATGCGCAGAGCCGTGATCAGGCTGCGCAAACTAGTCGCAGATGGTTCCCCTATGCCAAGGGTGGTGAATTTCGACGCTGGGCGGGGAACCTTGATTCGGTTGTCGATTGGCAACACGATGGATTGCGCCTGCAGACCACCTTGGCGCCTGGCGGTTCGAGGACATGGGCGCATAATTTCAATCTTGACCGGATTTTCCGTCCAGGTATTGCGTGGACGGTCGTCACGTCAGGTGCGCAGACCTTCCGGAATGTCCCGAGGGGGTCACTTTTTGATGCGGCGGCAGGTATATGTCAGTCGGGAACCGATGACGTCCACCTCGGAGTTCTGAACTCCTCGGCTGCTTCAGCAATTCTTGCGACGCTTAATCCTACGCTCAACCTTCATCCGGGCTATCTTGGCTCTGTACCTGTTTCGCCTGCTGCTGACAGTCATGCCTGCCAGGAAAACGTTAGGGCCGCAGTTGCCACCTCGCAGGCAGACTGGGATGACTTCGAGACCTCGTGGGATTTTAAGCGCCCTTCATGGTTTGGGGACTTTGCCGGGCTGAGTTCCCTCCGGCAGCGCTATTTCTTATGGTCGAAGAACCAGAAAAGTATTGCCGACGAGCAACAAACCCGCGAAACGCAAAACAACCGCATCGTTGCTGAAGCTTATGGGTTGCAAGACGAGGTTCTGATCGACGTGCCTCTGCATCGCGTCTCCCTGACCCGCAATGTCGAGTTCCGATACGGACCTGGTAGGTCCGCTACCGAGTACGAGGCATTGGAGCGAGCAGATTTCGCTGCGGAGATCATCTCCTATGCCGTGGGCTGCATGTTCGGCCGTTACAGCCTCGATGAGCCGGGCCTGATTCTCGCCGATCAGAGTGCGACGCTTCAGGATTATCTCGCCAAGGTTTCGTTAAGCTCAACAACTAGCGACCTGACGTTCATGCCGGACGCCGACAATGTGATTCCGTTCGTCGACGATGGCTGGTTCGAGGATGACATCGTCGAACAATTCCGGCAATTCTTGAAAGCTGCGTTTGCCGCAGAACACTTCGAGGAGAACCTACGGTTTGTAGAGGAGTCGCTGGGCGTAAAGACACTGCGCGACTACTTCGTCACTAAGTCGGGGAGGTCGAAGTTCTACGACGACCACGTGAAGCGCTACAAGAAGCGCCCGATTTACTGGATGTTCTCCAGTCCCAAGGGCTCGTTCAACGCGCTGATCTACTTGCACCGCTACACGCCGTCGACGGTCTCGACTGTGCTCAACGAGTACTTGCGTGAGTACGAGAACAAATTGCAGAAGGCATTTGAGCGTGCCGAGGCTGCGGCCGCTGGCGGCACATCGGTGAAGGACCAGAAGGAAGCCGACCGGCTGCGCAAAATACTCGCCGAACTGCGTGACTACGAGCATGACGTGTTCTATCCGCTCGCCACCCAGCAGGTCGAGATCGATCTCGATGACGGCGTCAAAGTGAACTACCCGAAGCTCTACCCGGCGGTGAAGAAGATTGTTGGCTTGGAGTCCAGCGATGTGTAA